Genomic DNA from Nonomuraea rubra:
CCGCCGAATGGTGGGAACGCCTCGGCGCCCGGCTGATTGAAGCACTCGTGTTCGGGGTCTTCTATTACATTCTGTTCATCGTGCTGTGGGGCTTCTTCCGAACTGTCGGGATGGCCGAGGTCTTCGGCGGGCGGCTGCCGGGAGTCTTCGCGTGGCTGGTGGCCGGCCTGGCTTATGCGGGCTACGACTGGTGGGCGCATTCCCGGCGCGGGCGGACGTTCGGTAAGGCGATCATGAGGATTCGCCTGCTCCCTGAGGGGCTGCCGTCCCGGGTTCTGCTCAGGCGGACGCTGGTCTATCCCGCTCCGGTGATGCTGATGGGCATTCCGGTCGTGAATCTGGTGGCCGGAATGCTGCTGTTCGGGGTGGGGTTGCTCATCCTCATGGACAAGCCCCTGGAGCGGGGTCCACACGACCGGGCGGCGGGCACGAGGGTGGTTAAAGATCTTCGCTGAGCTGTGCGTACCAGCGGCGATGCCTTTTCGCAAAATTTTCGGTTGATCCGGTAAGGAGCCTGGAGAGACTGGCATTAGGCTATGGGGCGTCCGGGTTGCCGGATGTTGGCGCCCCTGCGGCACGCAGGGCATGTGTGTGGCGCTATGGTCGGTTACGGGTGGTTGCCGCCCTGGGTGTCATGTGGGAGCCGCGCTCCCCGTGGTCACGCTCCCAGCGCTTTTTGTGCCCCCGAAACCCCGCAAGCCGTGGAGGCGAGGACGAATGGAAGCCCTAACAGACGTATTGTCAGCGCTCATCCCCCCGGTCGTGGTGGGGGGTGCCTTCATCTTTGGCGTAGTGAAGTTGGTCCGATCCGAGGCGCTCGGGGGCCGGCGAAACCGCGAGGATCAGCCCGAGAGCCAGAACTGATCGGCTAGTCAGCCGAATCCCCGTAGCGCTGAATTGTCTCCACGCCTTTCCGGGTATATGTTTGGGCAGGCGAATGAAACAATGCTCCGCGAAAGGATTGCGTACATGGCCAAGCAGATCCAGGAGATTCTCATCGATGACCTCGATGGGGGCGAGGCCAATGAGACGGTCAGCTTCGCTATTGACGGCTCCACCTATGAGATTGACCTCAGCGACCTTAACGCCAAGAAGCTGCGGGACGCTCTCACGCCTTTCGTGCAGCATGCGCGCAGGGCAGGCGCCGTATCCCCGCGCCGGCGTGGCCGGGGCGGCAACCGCGCGATGAGCCGCGAGAAGAGCTCCGAGATCCGGCAGTGGGCCAAGGCTCACGGCCTGCCGGTCAGCGAGCGCGGCCGCATCGCCTCCACCGTCGTGGAGAAGTACGAAGCCGCCCACTAAGGGAGCCGGCTCTCGACCATGCGCTTATGATGCTCGCCTCGGACCCCGGCGACCGCCATAAGCGCATGATCGTTTCTGTGGCGTTCCAGAATGCGGGACGTTCCGGAAGTTGATCTCCTGATGCGCCCATATGCGGGCGTTTTGGGCGCGTGAGTGTGCCGCCCTGTCCATGGCGCCGTTTCATGTGATGGTGGCGGGCACGAATGCCGTGTGGGGCGGCCAGGCCTCATTCAACGTACGCGGGGTGCGTACGAACCGGGCGGCGGCCGCCCGCATTGGCCTGTGCGGCGGGCATTGCGGTTCGCGCGGAGCTTGTAGCCCGTCGCATCGAGTGCCAGGGATGCCGCGCCCATGGAACGGGCCATGCGGAAAAACCGTGTTCACTCGCTGTAACGCTTAAGCCGGGCTCCGGCCTGCCCGCCGCCACCGAAAACCTTGTCCCTGTGCGCATGTGGCGGCCCCGGATTACCGGCATCCCCTGGATGCGGCTAACCGGGCATAACCGGCAAGTGTCGGGCATGCCTCGCACAATGCCGGTTGTGGCAGCATCCACCCACAATGCCGTCACCCTGCGCCAGTACGGATTGGGATTCCACGCGGGGGGAATGCCAGTGGCTCCGGCTGTCATGCGGCGGAAGTCCCGGCTATGGCGCGGGTACCGTCCGGTAACCCGGCTGACCGGATGGCGGATTAGCGATTACCGTCTGTACGGGACTCGTACGCGACGGCGGCAGGTCAAGATCGTGAATTGTCGCCCGCTCACCGGTGTGCGGAAGGATGGGCGCGTTGACCGGTCTGTCCGACGCAAAGTGAGGAGCGGCGAGTTGTTCGAGAGGTTCACCGACCGCGCGCGGCGGGTCCTCGTCCTGTCCCAGGAGGAGGCCAGGGCGCTCGACCACCACCACATCGGCACCGAGCACCTGCTGCTCGGCCTGGTCCGCGAGGGCGAGGCCGTGGCCGCCAAGGCGCTGGAGGGCTTCGGCATCGGCCTGGAGGGTGCGCGCCGGCAGGTCGTGGAGCTCGCCGGCCGGGGCGAGACGGCCGCGCAGGGGCACCTGCCGTTCACGGCGCGGGCGAGCCGGGCCCTGCAACTGGCCGGCCAGGAGTCCCAGGACCGGGGCCTCGACTACATCGGCACCGAGCACCTGCTGCTCGGGCTCGTACGGGAGGGCACGGGCACGGGTGTCCAGGCGCTGGGCAAGCTCGGCGCCGACCTCGGCGCGGTCACGCGGGCCGTGGACGAACTCGTCGGGAAATACCGGGCTCC
This window encodes:
- a CDS encoding RDD family protein, with the protein product MAGTAPRTDVLPAEWWERLGARLIEALVFGVFYYILFIVLWGFFRTVGMAEVFGGRLPGVFAWLVAGLAYAGYDWWAHSRRGRTFGKAIMRIRLLPEGLPSRVLLRRTLVYPAPVMLMGIPVVNLVAGMLLFGVGLLILMDKPLERGPHDRAAGTRVVKDLR
- a CDS encoding histone-like nucleoid-structuring protein Lsr2, translated to MAKQIQEILIDDLDGGEANETVSFAIDGSTYEIDLSDLNAKKLRDALTPFVQHARRAGAVSPRRRGRGGNRAMSREKSSEIRQWAKAHGLPVSERGRIASTVVEKYEAAH